The DNA region ACGTCGCCAACGTGCTGGAGGGCCTCGGGGGTTAGAAAAGCCCTGTCGATGGACGATCAAGATCAGCAATCCGATGTTCCGACGCCGCGCATGCTCTCCTGGGCACGCAACTCGACGATCTATCGCCTCGAGCGCCGGATGATGACGGAAAAACAGCTCTTCGATGCGATCACGCGAAAGGCGAAGCAGAAGTTCGAAAACATCAGTCCGGCGCAGTTGGAGGCGCTTGCCGGTTCCGCGATCAAATTCGCCTATGACCAGAAGGCGCTCGACGATGTCGCCTATGCTGCGGCGAGCACGCGTTCGGCCGTGCGCGGCGGAAAATCGAAACGGGTCATCGCGCAGAAACTCTCCTCGAAAGGAGTGGCAGGCGATATCGTCGATACCGCGCTCGAGTATTCCGACGATCTGTTCGCCGCCGTCGTCTTCGCCCGCAAGCGCGCCTTTGGGCCGTTCCGGCGTGGCGACCTTGATGAGAAGCGAAAGGCGAAGGAGCTTTCAGCTTTCGCCCGCAATGGATTCAGTTTTGAGATCGGCAAAAAAGTATTTGGCATGAGCGCGAGTGAAGCTGAAGAGGTGCTCGAAACCAGGCGGGCGCTTTAGCAGCCTCCGCTCATAAAGCCCGCTTATGTCCGGATCAGAAGTTTGCATTTGCCGCTCTGCCATTGCCTTCGTATCAGTGGTGCAAATCAGGAGCGGAAAATGGATCAGAAGACAGGCGAGCCAGGGGCAAACGGCAGTGCCGTCGCGTTGACTGCAGCAGCGCCCGCATTTTCCGGCGGCGTTGCGGCCGGCGCGCTGATGTGCCTGTTGTCGATGTCATCTATTCAGTTTGGCGCGGCATTCTCTTCCGGCGCGATCGCAGCCTATGGATCCGCCGGTGCCTCTTGGCTGCGGCTTGTTTTCGCGGCAGTTATCCTTGCGATCGCCATTCGTCCGCCATTGCTGCGCTACAGCCGCGAGCAGTGGATCGGCGCGCTGGTTCTCGGCACGACGACGGCGTTGATGACCATGTCCTTCTTCGCGGCAATCGAGCGAATTCCCTTGGGGCTTGCGGTCGCGATCGATTTCCTTGGCCCGCTTTCCGTCGCGACGTTCGGTTACGGCCTTACCCGCCGTCTGATCTGGCCGGCAATTGCCGCCGCCGGCGTCTTGTTCCTCGCTTATGACGGGGAGGAATGGGTCGGCAATCTGCCTGGCGTGCTCTTCGCCTTCGGCGCCGGCGCGGGCTGGGCGTGCTATATCATGCTGACGAAGAAGGTCGGAGCGGTTTTCCAGGGGCTCGAAGGCCTCTCCATGTCGCTGATCGTGGCCGCGGTGGTCGCCACGCCCTTCGGCTTTGCGGGCGCCGTGCCGAACCTCGATGGCTACGGCCTCGTCGAGATGGCGGGTTTGGCGATCCTTGTTCCGCTCCTGCCTTATACCTTGGAAATGATTGCGTTGCGGCGGATGACGACGGCCGCTTTCGGTATCCTCATGAGCTTGGAGCCGGCAATTGGCGCGCTTGCGGGCTTCCTCATCCTCTTCCAACCCATGACGATGTTGCAGATGTTTGGCACCGCTCTGGTCGTTGCAGCGAGCGCAGGTGCGACCTTTTCGACGGAAAAAGCTTAGGCGGGCTTGCGCGCCGGATCGTCGAGTGCGGGGTTGTAGAATAGCGATAGCGTCAAGCTCTTCGCGATGCGTTCCGCTGTCGCCATGAACCACGCCTTTGCCTCGGCATTAGGAGCGATATCGTCGAGCGTTGTGGCAAAAAGCTCCAGCCATTGCGGAAAGAGAGCCGGCGTCATGTTGGCAACACCGACATGTGCTTGCACAGGCTTCCCACCGTAGGCGCCGCTGCGGAATGCGACGGACGACCAGAAACTCTTCATCTTTGACATGTGCTCCGGCCAACGGCCGGAAAGCCGGGCGTCGAAAACCGGGCCGAGTTCGGGATGCGCAAGGACGCGGCCGTAGAAGGTCTCGACCAGCCTGTCGATGAAGGCATTGTCGATGCCCATCGCCCTCATCTCCGTTTCCGCCCGCTCGCGGATTGCGGCAACATGTGCCGCCCGGCTCTGCAATTCACCGCTCATCTTAGACCCCGAATGGCCACGTTCTTGCGGCACGCATCATATAGGCATCTGCCGTTTCCAACTGAAGTACACAATTCGTCGTGCGGCAATCTGTCAGATCGACCGCCGGATGCTTGACGCTTTACGGCGCACTGTCTAGATTTAGAATAATTCTAAAATGGAGCGTGCCATGCTGCCGCGGTTTTTCAGGTCGTCCAAACGTTCATTCAAGTCATTGTCGGAACAGGAAATTCTGGCACTCGCGATTGCTTCGGAGGAAGACGACGCCCGCATCTATCTCGCCTATGCCGACATGCTGAAAACGGCCTATCCCGCCTCGGCTCAGGTTTTCGAGGATATGGCTGAGGTCGAGGATACGCACCGCAAGTCGCTGATTGAAATCCATCGGCAGCGTTTCGGCGAACGCATTCCGCTGATCCGCCGCGAGCATGTGCAGGGCTTTTATGAGCGCAAGCCGGACTGGCTGCGCAAGAACCTGTCGCTGGAAGCAGTGCGGCAGGAAACCGAAACAATGGAGGAACAGGCCTACCGCTTCTATGTTGAGGCAGCAAAGCAGACTTCGGACGCCTCGACACGCCAGTTGCTCGGTGATCTGGCGCTTGCCGAACAGGGTCATGAAGACATTGCCAAGATGCTCGGCGACAAGCATACGCCGGAAGACGTTAAGGACGCCGA from Rhizobium sullae includes:
- the recX gene encoding recombination regulator RecX; this encodes MDDQDQQSDVPTPRMLSWARNSTIYRLERRMMTEKQLFDAITRKAKQKFENISPAQLEALAGSAIKFAYDQKALDDVAYAAASTRSAVRGGKSKRVIAQKLSSKGVAGDIVDTALEYSDDLFAAVVFARKRAFGPFRRGDLDEKRKAKELSAFARNGFSFEIGKKVFGMSASEAEEVLETRRAL
- a CDS encoding EamA family transporter — translated: MDQKTGEPGANGSAVALTAAAPAFSGGVAAGALMCLLSMSSIQFGAAFSSGAIAAYGSAGASWLRLVFAAVILAIAIRPPLLRYSREQWIGALVLGTTTALMTMSFFAAIERIPLGLAVAIDFLGPLSVATFGYGLTRRLIWPAIAAAGVLFLAYDGEEWVGNLPGVLFAFGAGAGWACYIMLTKKVGAVFQGLEGLSMSLIVAAVVATPFGFAGAVPNLDGYGLVEMAGLAILVPLLPYTLEMIALRRMTTAAFGILMSLEPAIGALAGFLILFQPMTMLQMFGTALVVAASAGATFSTEKA
- a CDS encoding group III truncated hemoglobin, coding for MSGELQSRAAHVAAIRERAETEMRAMGIDNAFIDRLVETFYGRVLAHPELGPVFDARLSGRWPEHMSKMKSFWSSVAFRSGAYGGKPVQAHVGVANMTPALFPQWLELFATTLDDIAPNAEAKAWFMATAERIAKSLTLSLFYNPALDDPARKPA
- the mbfA gene encoding iron exporter MbfA: MLPRFFRSSKRSFKSLSEQEILALAIASEEDDARIYLAYADMLKTAYPASAQVFEDMAEVEDTHRKSLIEIHRQRFGERIPLIRREHVQGFYERKPDWLRKNLSLEAVRQETETMEEQAYRFYVEAAKQTSDASTRQLLGDLALAEQGHEDIAKMLGDKHTPEDVKDAEDENARRQFVLTYVQPGLAGLMDGSVSTLAPIFAAAFATQDTWQTFLVGLSASVGAGISMGFTEAAHDDGKISGRGSPVKRGLACGIMTTLGGLGHALPYLIPQFWTATITAVVIVFFELWAIAFIQNRYMETPFLRAAFQVVLGGSLVLAAGILIGNG